From Thermoplasmata archaeon, one genomic window encodes:
- a CDS encoding Ni-sirohydrochlorin a,c-diamide reductive cyclase catalytic subunit, which translates to MSDVFHPRPNPIVAAMYTARDMNVDVIVMHGPAGCSFMASRPLENAGVRVITSSMKDNDLIFGGGDSLEKALIEAKERFSPKTMAVIGTCASTIIGDDIKAVIGRVDMGDTNCFAIDCHGCMDNNTEGAIRALKAGAAAGIIPQEECDRQSKLLKAATQLEKKKGMAGRTYLSPAESPTKLSVCRRIVEALSAGKRVAVVMIAKKELAYRFADMFLAVDEARKKLGGSTYFEANIDPEKGLPRIRGYCTDIQRDLESKGVKMDRVIGGLDEYAVVGDEMQEAVKEFSPDLTVILGICHAYPGLDEDCILVTDQPRELSNYLDQGFAAVGEVGSHGLVMGAKGIITLETAQTLRELI; encoded by the coding sequence ATGAGCGATGTGTTCCATCCTCGTCCCAACCCCATAGTTGCCGCCATGTACACGGCCAGGGACATGAACGTGGATGTCATCGTCATGCACGGTCCCGCAGGATGCTCGTTCATGGCATCGAGACCACTCGAGAATGCGGGTGTCCGTGTTATCACATCATCAATGAAGGACAATGACCTGATCTTCGGGGGAGGGGACTCGCTGGAGAAAGCTTTGATCGAGGCCAAGGAGAGATTCTCACCCAAGACGATGGCCGTCATAGGCACTTGCGCCAGCACTATCATTGGTGACGACATCAAGGCTGTCATCGGCAGGGTCGATATGGGCGATACCAACTGCTTCGCAATCGACTGCCACGGCTGCATGGACAACAACACCGAAGGGGCCATACGCGCCCTGAAGGCAGGAGCTGCCGCAGGCATCATACCCCAGGAGGAATGCGACCGCCAGTCAAAACTCCTCAAAGCAGCGACCCAGCTTGAGAAGAAGAAGGGAATGGCCGGAAGGACCTACCTGTCCCCCGCCGAAAGCCCCACCAAGCTATCCGTCTGCAGGAGGATCGTGGAGGCCCTATCCGCAGGAAAAAGGGTCGCGGTCGTCATGATAGCGAAGAAGGAACTGGCCTACCGCTTCGCCGACATGTTCCTTGCAGTGGATGAGGCACGTAAGAAACTGGGTGGAAGCACATATTTCGAAGCGAATATCGACCCTGAGAAGGGTCTGCCGAGGATCAGAGGATACTGCACCGACATCCAGAGGGATCTGGAATCCAAGGGCGTGAAGATGGACCGCGTGATCGGCGGACTCGACGAATACGCTGTAGTAGGGGATGAGATGCAGGAGGCAGTCAAGGAATTCTCTCCCGATCTGACTGTCATCCTGGGCATCTGCCATGCCTACCCCGGACTCGATGAGGATTGCATACTGGTCACCGACCAGCCCCGCGAGCTCTCCAACTATCTGGACCAAGGCTTCGCGGCCGTAGGAGAAGTCGGCAGCCACGGATTGGTGATGGGTGCTAAAGGCATCATCACACTGGAGACGGCACAGACCCTCAGGGAGCTGATCTGA
- a CDS encoding hydrogenobyrinic acid a,c-diamide synthase (glutamine-hydrolyzing), translating to MKGFVIAGTGSGVGKTSITTGIMSLLSKRYKVQGFKVGPDFIDPMYHSAATGRPSRNLDSFLLDDNKIRNLVGFASEDADVCVVEGVRGLYEGFTGNSDVGSTAYLAKLLNLPVVLVVDSGSLTR from the coding sequence TTGAAGGGATTCGTCATCGCGGGGACCGGCAGCGGAGTCGGCAAGACTTCCATCACCACAGGCATAATGTCCCTTCTGTCTAAACGTTACAAGGTACAGGGGTTCAAGGTAGGACCTGATTTCATAGATCCGATGTATCACAGCGCTGCCACCGGCCGTCCTTCGAGGAACCTGGATTCTTTCCTGCTGGACGATAACAAGATCCGCAACCTCGTAGGATTTGCCTCTGAGGATGCTGATGTCTGTGTCGTCGAAGGGGTGCGCGGACTGTACGAGGGATTCACAGGGAATTCCGACGTCGGTTCCACAGCCTATCTGGCGAAGCTGCTGAATCTCCCGGTCGTGCTCGTAGTTGATTCTGGATCGCTCACCCG